GCCTGTCTGCCTACTTTCAGGGTAAATGTGCTGCCTGCGCCTGCGACGCCATGGAAGAAACCGGCAAGGGATTTGGCAATTACATGATCATACTGGGCATAACCGAGACCGTGGCCCTGCTGGTGATGGCGTTTACCTTGGGCATTTTGAGTAAGCTTGCCGGAGGATAAGTTCCTTTTTTTGACGTAGGGGAGAAGATCACCATGCGCTCCTCCCTCCTGAAGACCTTTATCTTTGTTTTTCTCATCGGAGGACTGATGATATTTGCTATCGTACTGCTTCCGGGACAAATCCGATGACTGCCGTACCGGCATCATCCGGAAAGTCAAGCCTCCATCGTTCCCATTTATTCCGGCGTACGGATGATGATTACCGGCCGTTTTGCGTTCGTAGCCACCGTATGCGCTGTGCTGCCGAGCATCAGTTCACGGAACCAGCCTCTTCCATGGGAGCCCATCCAGATGACTGAAACGTCCTCCTCATCGGCAATTCTTATGATCTCGAGGGGGGGATCCCCCCACTTTACAATTGCCCTGACTTTTATGCCCTTTGCAGCAACACTGCTGCGGATTGCTTCCACCTGTTCCTTTGACTTCAGGACCGCATTCTCGATCTCCCTTTTAGTCTCGCCCTGAGATACCACATGGAGGAGAATGACCTCCCCCACCCCCCTTGTCGTGCTGAGAAGGGATATCGCACGGTCAGAGTATTGAGAGAAATCAATCGGACAGAGGATCCGGGAGAGTATCATCGGGCAGAACATTTCATAGGTCTTCCCCTTTATCTTCTCGATAATTTTATGGCGCATAATCAGCACATTGGTCCTGCTTTGGCGGAGAACTCCCATTGATACGCTGCCAAGAAGGATCCCATCCACAAGGCTGTTCCCCCGTGCACCTACAACAATCAGGGAAACGCCTCTTTCCTCGGCTGTTTCGATAATTGCTCCGGCGGTGTCAGATGAGATCTTTACCGACGTTGTCACCCTAAGATTTTTGCTGAGGTTTTCAAGATAGTATTTCTCTTCCTCGAGGAAATTTTCGCCGGTCCGGTAGAATATATCCCCTATCTTTCCACCCCCCCTCGGAGATCTGGCCTCTTCGACAACGTGGAGCAGGATGACATCACGGGCTCCCGGAAAACCGGCGATGCAGTCAAGCGTCTTCTTTGCATATTCTGAAAAATCCGTGGGGAAGAGCACTTTTTCAAACATAAATTACATCCTGATAGACACTACCTGACCCTGCCACATATAGCGTACTGCGGGGTCTTCTTTTTTAAACATTTCCTACTGCCTCCAATATTTTAATGGTATCTTTGGATATTTTACCTGGTTTACCCTTAAGCCAGCCCGGAAACGTTATGCAATACCGGTATGCTTCAGGACACAGGGTCATTATGGGGTGGAATGTATCGTTATTCCCTATCTGATAAATGGAGCAGGAAACATTTCGCTCCAATGAAATTTTTTTGTTTGATTTCCCGATCATTTTAACTCTCCCACCGTCCTGTATCACGCGCCCATGTTTCCGGGGTTGAACCCAAACAGGTTCGGATTGCCACCTTGATCCGGCAGATTTGGTTAAGGAGAAACATTTATCGTTACGGACAGTAGAGGTGAGAGCGATTATAATTGAAATCTGCCTATGCCGACCAATATGACCGAGATCATCGAGAAGTTGAAAAAAGGAGCGATAGGCCGTTGCCGGGAGCGAATCATTGAAGCACGGGCGAACCCGAAAGAGACTATCACCATAACAAAAAATTCGCACCAGAACCACGGTCTGACCTCACACTTAAAAAAAATGCGGGGGTTATAAGGGGGATTGTAGATGGTGCCGGAAAAATCCGTTTTGCAGCAGGTTCGTGAAAAGGAGCTGATGTTCAGCATCAAAATATATGAGGCACGCGGGAAAGCCGAAGAAGTAATCCAGAATGCAAGAAAAGAAGCCTCTGAAATGGTTGAGAATTCAGAGAGGGAGGGGAAAAAGGCAGCCCGGGAATTATACGAAAGAGAGATGGAAATCATACGACAGGAGGTTGAGCAGCTCAGAAGTCAGGGCATACAGGAGGCAAAGGCAACAAAAGCAGAGGCGGAACGTAATTTAGAACCAGCGATCCGGAATATCGTGACAACTGTCTCAATGGGATAGGGCACCATGCTGCAGAAGATGAGAAAAGTCCAGATCATAGGGCCGAAAAAAGAACTGCAGAGCGTTGTTGATATCCTGTACCATACCGGAACTGTTCATCTTGAGGACCTCTCAAAGACCATCCTTCCGGGTGATACCATCTTACGGAAGATGGATATCGAAAAAGGCGGGGATATCGCAAACATTCTGGTAAAGATCGGGGGCATTTTCCTCGCTCTGCCCAAAATACGTGATGATGCCGGGAAGCAGGCAAAGATCTTAGAAGAACTCCGGATCAAAAGCCACAACGACCTGATTGCGAGGGCAAACCAGGTGATTGAGGAACTGGAATCGACCACAAAGGATCTTGCCTCGACCAAGAATGACCTGGAATTCACCCTTAATGCGCTGGACAGGTATGAAAAAATCATTAAAAAGATCCAGCCATTGGAGAACCAGTTGCCGATTCTGGAAGGGTTTGAAGTTACAGTCATCCTCATTCAGCGCGAGTTCAAGGATGTCCTTGAGATCATAAGGAATACGCTTGTCGAAATTACCAGAAATCAGTTCGAACTGATCTCTGCGGATGTGGACGAGGCAACCATTGCGACGGTTGTCGTGTTCAACAAGAAATACTCCGAACAGGTGCACTCGTTCATCTTCTCCCAGAATGTGAACGAGGTCAGGCTGCCATCGGAATATCTGGGAAAACCGTTCCATGAAGTCCTTCACCTGATTACGGAAAAAAGAACAAAGTTGGGTGAGGAGATCGGGGTCATTGATAACAAACTCGTGAAACTCTCGGCAGAATGGTACCAGGAGCTTGCAGTCCTCAAAAAGGTGCTTGATGACAGGAATGAAGAAGCAGGAGTCTTTGGCAAATTCGGCCAGACAGAGTATACTTTTTTTATCCTTGGCTGGATCCCCAAAAAATATCTGGGCAGTACAAAAGAGGTCCTGAAAAATACATTCGGAAACCGGGTCATCGTCAACGAGCTTGACGTGAGTCCGGATAATATGGACGAGGCACCGACGTTCTATGATAACCCGGCGTTCGTGAAACCTTTTGAATTCCTCATGCAGATGGTCAGCCCGCCCAAGTACCGCGAGGTCGACCCGAGCCCGTTGTTTGCGATTTTCTTCCCGTTCTTCTTCGGTCTCATGGTCGGCGATATTGCGTACGGGATCATTATCCTTGTGTTTGCCCTGATCATGAAAAAGAAGTATAAAATGGAAATCTGGCTCCAGCACCTGATGAACATCCTGATCATATCCTCGATCCCGACTATCTTTTTTGGGATCCTCTTTGGCGAATTCTTTGGGAATTTCGGTGAAGAGATGGGCTGGATCCATCCGGTCAACTTTCTTGGCATAACCTGGAACAGGATCGAGGCGTTGGTGCCTTTGCTCATCCTTGCGATTGCCATAGGGGTGTTCCATGTATTCCTTGGTCTCGCCATTGGAATTATCAATTCCCTTGCCAAGAAGAGCAGGAAACATGCGATTGAAAAGGCGGGGATGATCGCCGCGATCACCGGGCTCCTCCTCATCATCGGAGCCTCGGCAAAGATGTTTCCCGAGATCCTCCTTCAGCCAGGAGTTGTGCTGATCATTATCGCGCTACCGTTAATCATCTATGGCGGCGGATTCTTCGGAGTATTTGAGATCATGAGCACTGTCGGCAACATTCTTTCCTATGCCCGTATCATGGCAATCGGGATGGCATCGGTCATTCTCGCTCTGGTCGCCAATAAACTCGGGGGAATGATGGATGTTGCACTGGTCGGGTTTTTAATCGCCGCCCTTCTGCATATAGTTAATATCGGCCTTGCGATGTTCAGCCCGTTTTTACATTCCTTCAGGCTGCATGTAGTAGAATTCAATTCCAAATTTTACGAGGGAGGGGGAAAGATGTACAAACCGTTTAAAAGGGAAGAAAAAGGAGGATGAGGTGATGTAATGTGTGTTGAGTACGTCGCAGGGTATCGTAAAGGTTCTGTATGACGGTTGAAAATTGACAGCAGCAGTAGTTGTGTTATTTGATTAAAAAAAGGGGTGTTGTTAACAATGGTGGACTGGGGAATTCCTATTGGAGCCGGAATTGCATTCGGACTTGGGGCATTGGGAACAGGTATTGCACAATCAAAGATCGGGTCTGCGGGAGCAGGAACAATTGCAGAAAGACCTGAGACGTTCGGTCTCATGGTAATTCTCGTTGCAATTCCCGAAACTCTTGTGATTCTTGGTTTCGTGGTCGCGGCAATGATCATGATCATGCTTGTATGAATATATGCCCGTACCATAACCGCCAAATGTACGAGGGTATATTGAACCATGCCATATCGGGTGTCTTACGTAACCGGTAACTTTTGGGGGATTATGAGGATTGGATATAAAAATACCTGCTGGAGAGCAATGAACCGGGGTTGGTAATCAGATGTCTATTGAGCAGTTGATCGAATCCGTCGAGGTGAGTGCTGAAGAAAAGATCAGCGAGCTGTTAAAAAAGGCAGAAGACGATGCTGCAGAGATTAAGAAAGATGCACAGGCAAAGGATGAAATTATCAAAAAGAGGCATCTGGCAGCGACCAAAAAATCAATCGAGATGGAGAGAAACAAATTGCTCGCAAAGGTAAAAGAGGAGACCCGGATGGAGTTGACCCGGGTCAAGGATGAAGTCTTCAGAAAAGCCTTTTTGGAAGCCCAAAAAATTCTTTCGTCGGCAAGAGAGCAACCGGATTACGAAAATAATTTCAAAAAATTGCTGTCAGAGGCGGTTCTGGAGATTGAAGGCGGAGAAATCAGCCTGCACATCGACAAACGGGATGAGACCCTCTGTAAAAAGCTGTTGCCGCAACTCAAACTGAACTGCGATATCGTTACCGATGTTACCTGTGCCGGGGGGTTGAATGCGGGCACAAAAGATGGCAGATTCGTCGTGTTCAATACGATAGAGTCGAGGTTTGAAACGGCAAAGGAGATCTTAAAACCGGAAATTATTGAAATACTGTACGGTGGTAAGGGTGGAGTATGACTACGTAAACGCACGGATCAAGGGCATGAAAAGTCGCCTGCTTGACCCGCACGTCTTTGAGACCCTGATCCTTAAGCCCGATGTTGAATCCGTCATTGCCGAGCTGGAAAACACGCCCTATAAAGAGGAGATAGAAAAAGCCAGTGTCCAGTATTCCGGGATTGCATGTATTGAGGTGGCGTTGCGGAAGGATTTCACGAATGCGTTCCGGAAGATCTTAAAATACATGAAAGGGGGGGATGCCGAAGATTATTTACGCATCCTACTGGGCCGGTGGGATGTCCAGAACATCAAGACCATCCTGCGGGGAAAGAACATCCACGTGACACCGGCAGAGATCATCGAGTGCCTGGTCCCGGCAGGAGAACTGGATGACGTTACATTGATCGAGCTGATCAAGCAGCAGGACCCCAAGTCAGTGATCGACCTCCTTGCCACGTGGGGGATCGATTATGCAAAGCCTCTGACACGGAATTTCAGGGAATATTCTGAAAAAAGGGATCTTGCAGTCCTTGAGTATGCGATTGACCGGTTTTATTTTGAACATGCACTGAAAACGCTCAAAGAAGATGGATATGACGATCATGTCGTCCGTGACATGGTCATGACGGAGATTGATGTGACCAATATCAAGAGCGTGCTCCGGATGATACGGGATCACATCGAGATTGAAGAGGCGCAGAGGTATTTGATCAAGGGCGGGATCACACTGAATCCCGAGAAGCTGCTCTCCATGGTCAGGTCAGGAACGCTCGAAGGTGCGATCAAGTTCCTGGAGACAACGCCATACAGCTTCCTCTCCAAAGTACCCGATGAGGTTTTCAAAGCACAAAAAATATCGGTATTCGAAAAAGAACTCGAGAAATACCTTGTAAAGCAGGGGATGGGCCGGATCCTTGGCGACCCCTTAAGTATCGCAATCGCTGTGGGTTATATCTGGGCAAAATACAACGAAATCACCAACATCAGGATCATCGCGCGGTGCAAGACGGCAGATGTTCCTGAAAGAGAAGTGAGGGAGGAACTGATCTATGTATAAATTTGTGGTTGTCACCGATCCTGATTCGGCGCCGGGGTTCCGGCTTGCCGGTGTGGATGTTCTTGAGGCATCGGGTCTTGACGAGGCAAAGAAGATCATATCCCCCCTTATCTATAAGGACGATACGGGGATCATCGCGATCAGTGAAGACCTGATGGCCGGACTGGACGAAAAACTGATAGAAAAGATCAACAGGACATACCGTCCGATCATCATTCCAATCCCTTCGAGGATTAAGGGTATCGACAGGACGAGTTACATCGAACGTCTGCTGCAGAGGGCGATCGGGTATAACATCGTGATAAGGAGGTAGGGGTCATGATAACAGGGGTTATTTCACGGATTTCCGGTCCGGTGGTTCTTTCGGACCAGATGAAAGGATCGAAGATGTATGACGTCGTGAAAGTGGGGAACGAGGAACTGAACGGGGAGATCATACGCCTTGATGGCAGCCAGGCGGTCGTTCAGGTCTATGAGGACACGTCGGGCCTGAAGATCGGTGAGAAAGTCCTGAACACGGAAACGCCCCTCTCGGTTGACCTCGGCCCGGGTCTCCTCTCCTCGATTTATGACGGCATCCAGAGACCGTTGCCGGTGCTGGAAAAAAAGAGCGGCAGTTTCATTTCCCGTGGTATCGCCGTCCCGGGGATTGACAGGGAAAAGAAGTGGGAGTTTGTCGCAACTGCAGGGAAGGGGGATGCGGTATCCGGTGGCGACATTATTGGGACCGTGAAGGAGTACCATATCGAACACAGGATCATGGTTCCCCACCACATTTCAGGAACCATACGGGAGATCCATAGCGGCGTGTTCACGGTTGAAGAACCCGTCTGCACGCTCGAGGGCGGTGTCCCGATAACGATGCTGCAGAAGTGGCCCGTCAGGAAAGGGAGGCCCTACCAAAAAAAGATGGACCCGCGCCTGCTCCTAATCACCGGGCAGAGAATTTTTGATACCATGTTCCCGGTGGCAAAAGGAGGAACCGCCATGATCCCCGGTGGTTTTGGAACAGGAAAGACGGTGGCAGAACAGACCCTTGCAAAATGGTCCGACACCCAGGTTGTAGTGTACATCGGCTGCGGGGAACGGGGAAATGAGATGACCGATGTGCTGACCGAATTTCCCGAGCTTGTGGATCCAAGAACAAAGATGCCCCTTATCCAGCGGACAATCCTGATCGCAAACACATCGAACATGCCCGTGGCAGCGAGGGAAGCCTCGATCTACACCGGGATCACGATGGCGGAGTACTACCGGGACATGGGATATGACGTTGCCCTGATGGCAGACTCCACATCAAGGTGGGGCGAGGCATTGAGGGAAGTCTCGGGCAGGCTGGAAGAGATGCCAGGCGAAGAAGGATACCCTGCGTACCTTGCGACACGGCTGGCCGCATTCTATGAGCGGGCCGGACGGGTGGTCTGTCTCGGTTCCGGCGGGGAACGCCTTGGCTCCATCACGATTATCGGTGCGGTATCGCCACCGGGCGGGGATTTCTCGGAACCCATTACCCAGAACACACTCAGGATTGCAGGAACCTTCTGGGCGCTTGATACCAGTCTTGCATACCGGCGGCATTTCCCGTCCGTGAACTGGATCAAGAGTTACTCGCTCTATCTGGAAAGCTTTCAGGACTGGTTTGTCCAGAGCGGATTTGTCGACTGGAAGGAGTTGCGGGACAGGACGATGTACCTTTTACAGAAAGAGGTTGAACTGCAGGAGATCGTGCAGCTTGTCGGTCCGGATGCACTGCCGGAGAGTGAGAAAGTGATACTGGAGATCACGAGGATGATACGGGAGGATTTCCTCCAGCAGAGCGCCTACCATGAGGTCGATTCCTTCTGCCCGCTCGAAAAGCAGTACTGGATGCTCAAGGTCATCCTTGCGTTCTATGACCGGGCGAGCGAAGCGATGAATCAGGGAATTGCGCTGAACAAGATCCTGAAGCTGCCGCTCAAGGTAGAGATCGGAAGGATGAAGGAACAGGTTGACATGAACCGGATCCAGGGCCTGATTTCCGAGATTGATAAATATATCGGTGCACTTGAGGTGGAGAGATGAAACCGGTCAGCCTCATGACAAAGGAATGCAGGACGGTCAGCTATGTATCAGGGCCGTTGATATTTGTCCAGTACGTAAAGGGGGTCTCATTCGGGGAGATCGCCCGGATTACCCTCCCTTCCGGGGAGGAGAGGACAGGGCAGGTCCTTGACGTGTCAAGGGATCTTGCTGTCGTTCAGGTCTTTGAGGGTACCAGCGGGATCGACAACAAGGAGACCCGGGTCCGGTTCACCGGAAAACCTCCTACGGTAGACGTTTCGATCGATATGCTCGGGAGGACCTTAAACGGTGTCGGAAAACCCCGTGACGGAGGCCCCGACATTATCCAGGAAGCAAGCCTGGATATCAACGGAATGCCGATCAACCCGTACGCGAGGGACAAACCCGCCGACTTCATCCAGACGGGCATGTCCACCATTGACGCGTTAAATACCCTTGTAAGGGGCCAGAAACTCCCGATATTCTCCGGCGCAGGTCTGCCCGCAAACAAACTTGCCGCCCAAATCGCCCGGCAGGCAAAGGTGCTTGGCGAAGGTGAGAACTTTGCGGTGGTCTTTGTCGCCATGGGGATTACATATAAAGAAGCATCGTTCTTCAGGAATGATTTCGAGCGGACCGGGGCCCTTGAACGCGTGGTATTTTTTATGAACCTTGCCGATGACCCGACCATTGAAAGGATTGCAACCCCGAGGTGCGCCCTCACGGTCGCAGAATACCTCGCGTTTACACATAACCTCCATGTCCTCGTGATCCTGACCGACATGATCAATTACTGCGAGGCGTTGCGGGAGATCTCCACAGCACGGGAGGAGGTCCCGGGAAGAAGGGGGTATCCGGGCTATATGTATACGGATCTCGCATCCATCTATGAGCGTGCCGGGAGGATTAAGGGAAAGACGGGATCGATCACCCAGATCCCTATCCTGACCATGCCGGACGATGATATCACCCACCCGGTACCGGATCTCACCGGTTACATCACCGAGGGACAGATCGTGCTTTCCCGGGACCTGTACCGGAGGGGTGCGGACCCGCCGATAGACGTCCTGCCCTGCCTCTCGCGGCTGATGAACCTTGGCATCGGGCCTGGAAAAACCCGCGAGGATCACCGGAACGTTGCCGACCAGCTCTACGCTTCCTATGCGTACGGCAGAGACCTGCGGCGGCTCGTGGCGATTGTCGGTGAAGAAGCACTGACAGAGCTGGACAAGAAATACCTGAAATTTGCAGACGAGTTCGAGAAGAAGTTCATCACGCAGGCAGACGAGAACCGGAGCCTTGAAAGGACACTGGAGATCGGCTGGGATCTCATGTCGATGCTTCCGGAAGAAGAACTGAAACGGATAAAACTGGACTTTATCAGGAAGTATCACCCGGCATACCGCAAGGGATGAGCCATGGAGCAGGTAAACCCGACAAGGATGGAACTCATCAAGAAAAACGCCCAGATCAAGCTCGCCGAGCAGGGCAGGAACCTTCTGCGGGAGAAGATGGATGCGCTCGTGCAGGAGTTCTTCCTCATCATGGAGTCGGTCTCCAAGTCGCGGGAGGAACTGGAGATCGTTGCCAGCTCAGCACAGCGCTCGCTTTTAACCGCTCTTGCCGTTGACGATTCTGTCACCCTAAAGTCTGCTTCCTTTGCCACACGGAAAGGCCTGTTCATCGATATCACGGGAAAAAATATCATGGGTGTCCCGGTCCCGGTACTTCAGAAAAAGAGGGTGGCAAAGAGCGTGCTGGAGAGGGGTTACAGTATTCTGGGAGTAAGCGGGAGGATCGATGAGGTGGCGGAGAAGTTCGAGATCGAACTGGACCTGATCATCGGGCTTGCTGAGACAGAGACCTCGCTTCGAAGGCTTGGGGGCGAGATCCAGATGACGCGGAGGAGGGTGAATGCGCTGGAGCAGGTGCTTATCCCGGATTTAAGAAAACAGGCAAAATATATCGAAAATACCATTGACGAACGGGAACGGGAAGACCTGTTCCGGTTAAAAAAAGTGAAAAAGATTATCGAACGCAGGAAAAAGGCAGCCCAGAGAGCTCCTGCCGACCGGCAATAAAAAGTCCCTGTTATCATAAAAAATCAACAATGAGATGAACGGATGGGGGTGGATGCCATACGTGTGACGGCCGAATGATGAAGACCCGCGCACTCTGAAGCAGCCGGTCGCAGCGATTAAGTGATCCGATAACCATCTTTTTATCCCGTTTATTGCAATAATAACAAACGATGACCCCGGTGCTTGTTCATGCGTTCAATGGCATAAGCCAGGCAGCCCCCGTTTTTCTTTTGCTTCCCGGCATTTCTTTTCTCGATCATTTCAGGAACCTGTGTTCTACCGGCAACCGTATTGCAGGATTGGAAGCGGCACTTGACGTCCGGGGTCTTATCCGCCTGTTAACCCACTATGACCCTGATATCCGGTATAAAGCGGCGGAAGCGTTGGGAGAGATCGGGGATCCGGGTGCGGTGGAACCTCTTGCGAGGCTTTTGAACGGGGAAGAACTGAGCGGGATACGGTGGAAGGCAGCTGAAGCGCTCGGAAAGATTGGAAAACCTTCGGTGGAACCGCTCATTGCAGCGCTCCGGCATCCGGATGACGATGTACGGTGGAAGGCAGCCATCACTCTGGGAGAAATTGGCGATCCGCGGGCAATTGATCCACTCATAAGGCTGCTGTCAGATGAAGACCGGTTCGTCAAAGGCCGCGCTGCCCTGGCACTTGGTATGATTGGAAAGCCTGCCCTCGAACCGCTGATCTCTGCTTTGTGCAAGGGTGACGGTAATATGCGCTGGGGGGCAGCAATCGCGCTGGGAAAGGTACAGGATCCGGCGTCGGTTAAACCGCTAATCAGGGCACTTGCGGACAAATATGACAATGTGAGGGCAGAAGCAGCAGCCTCACTGGCCGCAATCGGGACTCCTGCAATTGCCCCCCTGATCCATTTCTTGAAATATTCAGAAAAGCCTGTTCGCCTTGAAGTGATGAATGCGCTGGGAGAGCTTCATGCAAGTGATGCTATTGAACCGCTGGTACAGATGCTGGAAAAAGCAGACGAGCAGGAAAGGTATGCCATCGCATCCATACTCGACGCAATACTTACCCCCTCATGCGAACAACTGGCAAAACGGTTGTGGAACGGCGATGATCAGGCAGAAAATACCCCCCACAAAGGACCGGACCAAGACGGGATAAACGGGGGGGAAAAGTTGGGATGACGGCAACCGGCGAACCGCTTAACCAGTTGATTGCAGCGCTGCATGATCCCTCGATAGATGTCAGGCACAGTTCCATTTTGCAACTGGCAGCGTATGGTGAATCTGCTGTCATGCCCCTGATCAGGGCGCTCAGAGATGCACAGGGCTCTGATGAGCGGTGGTATGTTGCGACCACACTGGCACGGATCGGGCAACCTGCAGTACACCCGCTTATTGCAGCAATGAAAAAAAATTCCGACCCGGAATTTCGAAAATATGTTGCAGCGGCGCTGGGTACCATCGGGGCCCCTGCCGTTGAACCACTTATCGATGCGCTCGCAGATGATGACCGGGAACTGCGCGGGTTTATCTCTCTTGCTCTCTGCAGGATTGGAAAACCTGCAATCGGACCTCTCACCCGCTGCCTTGAAGAGGGTAGCGGGATCATTAAAACCTGTGCTGGTCTGACCCTCTGGCAGATGGGAGAAGAGGGTATTGGAATTATGGTCAGCCAGGCAGCCCGTGAAGGGAATACCAAAAAGGGCACATGAAACTGTTGAAAACACCAGATTTTTTGTTGCTGCAATCAGAAACGAACAGATAAATCTCACCATGCCTACCATTCCGGTATGTTGCAGCTCTCTTCCCGGATGCAGGAGTACGAAAAAACCCTGCAGGCGGCACTTGATGCTGCAATGATTATTGCGTGTCAGGCGCGGTCCCGCGGGATGGATCCCTCGACAGAAGTTGAGATCCCGGTTGCAAACGACCTTGCCGATCGCGTTGAGGCTCTTCTTGGCATCCGGGGTGTTGCCGTCCGTATCCGTGAGCTGGAACAGCAGATGTCAAGAGAGGAGGTTGCGCTCAGGATCGGCGATGATTTTGTGCAGCGGAGATTCGGGGAGACAAGCCGCGAACAGATCCTCGACCATTCCATCCGCACCGCCATGGCACTGTTGACTGAAGGCGTAGTTGCAGCGCCAACCGAAGGGATCGCAAAGATAGGCATCGGGGTGAATGATGACGGCACCGAGTACCTGAAGATCTATTATGCAGGGCCGATCAGGAGTGCCGGGGGAACGGCGCAGGCTCTCTCGGTACTTGTGGGGGATTATGTTCGCCATGCACTGGGCATCAACCGGTATATGCCCCGGCAGGAAGAGATCGAGCGCTATATCGAGGAGATACGTCAGTACAACAACATAATGAACCTACAGTACCTGCCCAGTGAACAGGAGATCCGGCTTATCGTTAAAAACTGCCCGGTCTGTATTGATGGCGAAGCAACAGAGCAGGAGGAGGTTTCAGGACACCGGAACCTTGAACGGGTGGAAACAAACACTGTCCGTGGAGGGATGGCGCTTGTGCTTGCGGAAGGTATCGCGGGAAAAGCACGCAAGCTTAAAAGTAAAGTCGAACAGATGCAAATGGAGGGGTGGGACTGGCTTGACAAGATTGTAAAAGACAATACAGACGAAGGCACGGTCAACATCAAACCTCTCGACAAGTATCTCCGCGATCTCATTGGCGGCCGGCCGGTCTTTTCCTATCCCATGCGCAAAGGAGGGTTCCGGCTCCGTTAC
Above is a genomic segment from Methanoregula sp. containing:
- a CDS encoding V-type ATP synthase subunit D — its product is MEQVNPTRMELIKKNAQIKLAEQGRNLLREKMDALVQEFFLIMESVSKSREELEIVASSAQRSLLTALAVDDSVTLKSASFATRKGLFIDITGKNIMGVPVPVLQKKRVAKSVLERGYSILGVSGRIDEVAEKFEIELDLIIGLAETETSLRRLGGEIQMTRRRVNALEQVLIPDLRKQAKYIENTIDEREREDLFRLKKVKKIIERRKKAAQRAPADRQ
- a CDS encoding HEAT repeat domain-containing protein, which gives rise to MTATGEPLNQLIAALHDPSIDVRHSSILQLAAYGESAVMPLIRALRDAQGSDERWYVATTLARIGQPAVHPLIAAMKKNSDPEFRKYVAAALGTIGAPAVEPLIDALADDDRELRGFISLALCRIGKPAIGPLTRCLEEGSGIIKTCAGLTLWQMGEEGIGIMVSQAAREGNTKKGT
- a CDS encoding HEAT repeat domain-containing protein; translation: MTPVLVHAFNGISQAAPVFLLLPGISFLDHFRNLCSTGNRIAGLEAALDVRGLIRLLTHYDPDIRYKAAEALGEIGDPGAVEPLARLLNGEELSGIRWKAAEALGKIGKPSVEPLIAALRHPDDDVRWKAAITLGEIGDPRAIDPLIRLLSDEDRFVKGRAALALGMIGKPALEPLISALCKGDGNMRWGAAIALGKVQDPASVKPLIRALADKYDNVRAEAAASLAAIGTPAIAPLIHFLKYSEKPVRLEVMNALGELHASDAIEPLVQMLEKADEQERYAIASILDAILTPSCEQLAKRLWNGDDQAENTPHKGPDQDGINGGEKLG
- a CDS encoding V-type ATP synthase subunit B, which codes for MKPVSLMTKECRTVSYVSGPLIFVQYVKGVSFGEIARITLPSGEERTGQVLDVSRDLAVVQVFEGTSGIDNKETRVRFTGKPPTVDVSIDMLGRTLNGVGKPRDGGPDIIQEASLDINGMPINPYARDKPADFIQTGMSTIDALNTLVRGQKLPIFSGAGLPANKLAAQIARQAKVLGEGENFAVVFVAMGITYKEASFFRNDFERTGALERVVFFMNLADDPTIERIATPRCALTVAEYLAFTHNLHVLVILTDMINYCEALREISTAREEVPGRRGYPGYMYTDLASIYERAGRIKGKTGSITQIPILTMPDDDITHPVPDLTGYITEGQIVLSRDLYRRGADPPIDVLPCLSRLMNLGIGPGKTREDHRNVADQLYASYAYGRDLRRLVAIVGEEALTELDKKYLKFADEFEKKFITQADENRSLERTLEIGWDLMSMLPEEELKRIKLDFIRKYHPAYRKG